From a region of the Mucilaginibacter auburnensis genome:
- a CDS encoding LruC domain-containing protein, whose product MKKLLHLCLAVGIIAATASCRKSSNQPPDPGGNVVKAAPDGFNFSSSKNVNVSITLRDNNDGPLKGIVLSIYPTDNTSPGAAIFKGVTDASGKITATVAVPAYYTRLIIDPAYVGLMRNVTVSLNGSSVTAVIGGKAGYSGDIVPDAINDSPVTTTSSGGRQINGLLATEYVYPTGYTASNAFSAPTNQGKPVYLETTPDIIPQSLLSFVNSSLPEGQTVPNLHPEYLSNNATRVVNVTARADVWITFVSEGAGYQNVLGFYTYKTGSPPSASGGGTLFGGIDKITYIFPNASAYGSGGGLKSGDKVKLGTFDAGTTIGFVLLQNAWTGSGVNTSATKFFTQDEFNPENTSALRKHSVMLYDNLNKVYLMGFEDLNRQTGGSDNDFNDLVFYATSNPITAISNAGVAVIDDGGDRDGDGVLDELDAFPDDGTRAYVSYYPSASKMATLAFEDNWPTKGDYDLNDLVVNYRYSFTSNASNQVVELKGEYQVAAAGASFKNGFGVQLPVAANAVTSVDGQLKSAAPYVTYAANGVEAGQSKAVIIPFDNPDLLIKNPDNSFFVNTRPDKEKVSNGATATVVVKFGSPVASSVLTATAFNPFLISNGRRGYEAHLPGYAPTDKANIQFFGQADDDSRPGQNRYYVTKENLPWGISFSEGFSYPIEGANISASYLHFNDWALSGGTSYTDWYTNTNAGYRASGNIYSK is encoded by the coding sequence ATGAAAAAACTTTTACACCTGTGCTTGGCAGTTGGAATAATAGCCGCCACAGCTTCGTGCCGAAAAAGCAGCAATCAGCCACCAGACCCGGGCGGCAATGTGGTTAAAGCCGCACCTGATGGTTTCAATTTTTCAAGCTCAAAAAATGTTAATGTCAGCATCACACTTCGTGATAACAATGACGGTCCACTAAAAGGCATAGTATTAAGTATCTACCCCACCGATAACACAAGCCCGGGCGCCGCTATTTTTAAGGGCGTAACAGATGCATCAGGAAAAATTACTGCAACAGTTGCTGTGCCTGCTTACTATACAAGGCTTATTATTGATCCGGCGTATGTAGGTTTAATGCGCAATGTTACCGTTAGCTTGAACGGATCATCTGTAACAGCTGTAATTGGCGGCAAGGCAGGTTATAGTGGCGACATTGTACCTGATGCCATAAATGATTCGCCTGTGACAACAACTTCAAGCGGTGGCAGGCAAATAAATGGCTTGTTAGCAACTGAATACGTATACCCAACAGGCTATACGGCTTCTAACGCATTCTCTGCGCCAACTAACCAGGGTAAACCTGTTTACCTTGAAACTACGCCGGATATCATTCCGCAGTCTTTGCTATCATTTGTCAATTCGTCATTGCCCGAAGGTCAAACCGTACCCAACCTTCACCCGGAATATTTGAGTAATAATGCAACGCGTGTTGTTAACGTTACCGCCAGGGCAGATGTATGGATAACATTCGTTTCAGAAGGGGCCGGCTACCAAAATGTTTTAGGCTTTTATACCTATAAAACCGGATCTCCGCCAAGTGCATCTGGAGGTGGAACATTGTTCGGCGGAATAGATAAAATCACTTACATATTCCCTAATGCGTCTGCTTATGGATCGGGTGGTGGTTTGAAATCGGGCGATAAAGTTAAACTGGGCACCTTTGATGCAGGTACAACAATTGGTTTTGTATTGCTTCAAAATGCCTGGACGGGAAGTGGTGTTAATACATCAGCTACAAAGTTTTTTACGCAGGATGAATTTAACCCCGAAAACACAAGTGCTTTACGTAAACACTCGGTTATGTTGTATGACAATCTTAACAAAGTTTATTTAATGGGTTTTGAGGATCTGAACAGACAAACCGGTGGCTCTGATAATGATTTTAACGACCTTGTTTTTTATGCTACATCTAATCCTATAACAGCTATTTCAAATGCAGGGGTTGCAGTTATTGACGATGGTGGAGACCGTGACGGAGATGGTGTTTTGGATGAACTGGATGCTTTCCCTGATGATGGCACAAGGGCATACGTTAGCTATTACCCATCGGCAAGTAAAATGGCTACGCTGGCTTTTGAAGATAACTGGCCAACCAAGGGCGACTATGATCTTAACGATCTTGTGGTGAATTACCGTTATTCCTTTACCAGCAATGCCTCTAATCAGGTAGTTGAACTAAAGGGCGAATATCAGGTAGCAGCAGCAGGTGCATCATTTAAAAATGGTTTTGGTGTGCAGTTGCCGGTAGCAGCAAATGCTGTAACTTCGGTAGACGGGCAGTTGAAATCGGCTGCGCCCTATGTTACCTACGCTGCCAACGGTGTTGAAGCAGGACAAAGCAAGGCAGTTATTATCCCCTTTGATAATCCCGACTTGTTGATCAAAAACCCGGATAATTCTTTCTTCGTTAACACCCGTCCGGATAAAGAAAAGGTTAGTAATGGAGCTACGGCCACGGTTGTGGTAAAGTTTGGTTCCCCTGTTGCATCATCAGTGCTAACTGCAACGGCATTTAATCCGTTTTTGATCAGTAACGGGCGGCGTGGCTACGAGGCGCACTTGCCTGGCTATGCGCCAACTGATAAAGCTAATATACAATTCTTTGGTCAGGCGGATGACGACTCCAGGCCTGGTCAAAACAGGTATTATGTAACCAAAGAGAACCTACCATGGGGCATCAGCTTTAGCGAAGGGTTTAGCTATCCTATAGAAGGTGCTAACATTAGTGCAAGCTATCTGCATTTTAATGACTGGGCACTATCAGGAGGTACAAGTTATACAGACTGGTATACAAATACTAACGCGGGTTACCGCGCCTCAGGCAATATTTACAGTAAATAA
- the lipB gene encoding lipoyl(octanoyl) transferase LipB, protein MKNKNVEVQDWGLIDYKAAWDKQEAIFANTIAIKTEIRNRQTQPVSADDTADLTPNYLIFCEHPHVYTLGKSGKPENLLLDELGLQRKHATFYPINRGGDITYHGPGQLVSYPILDLDNFFTDIHLYLRQLEEAVILTLADYGLNAGRYEGYTGVWFDADNEHARKICAMGVRCSRWVTMHGLALNVNTNLDYFGNIVPCGIDDKAVTSLKKELGREVDMKEVQQKLQLHIAGLFNMDIH, encoded by the coding sequence ATGAAGAATAAAAACGTTGAAGTACAGGATTGGGGTTTAATTGACTATAAAGCTGCCTGGGATAAACAGGAAGCTATTTTTGCCAATACCATTGCCATTAAAACCGAAATACGTAACAGGCAAACTCAACCTGTTTCTGCAGATGACACCGCAGATCTGACTCCTAATTACCTTATTTTTTGCGAGCATCCGCATGTTTATACATTAGGCAAAAGTGGCAAACCGGAAAATCTACTTCTTGATGAGCTTGGCTTGCAAAGAAAACATGCTACTTTCTATCCTATTAACCGCGGCGGCGACATTACCTATCATGGCCCCGGGCAATTAGTTTCCTATCCTATCCTGGATCTGGATAACTTTTTTACCGATATACATTTGTACTTACGCCAATTGGAGGAAGCTGTTATTTTAACACTTGCCGATTATGGACTGAACGCCGGCCGGTACGAAGGCTATACCGGTGTTTGGTTTGATGCCGATAACGAGCACGCGCGTAAAATATGCGCTATGGGAGTACGTTGCAGCCGTTGGGTAACAATGCATGGCTTAGCTTTGAATGTTAATACCAACCTTGATTATTTCGGCAACATTGTTCCGTGTGGGATAGACGATAAAGCGGTAACCTCCCTAAAAAAAGAACTTGGCCGAGAGGTTGATATGAAAGAGGTACAGCAAAAACTACAGCTGCATATTGCTGGTTTATTCAACATGGACATTCATTAA
- a CDS encoding 4'-phosphopantetheinyl transferase family protein: MAIAYRQQIDDDTEFALWKIEEQTDDLYRQLQLNSDEKAFVEGISNGKRHLHWLGTRVLLRKMLNTEEYIDCRVDEHGKPYLFTLPYHISLSHSFDYAAVMVSKKSPVGIDIEQIKQKVERIAHKFMRPEELAFIEPEHRIEQLYVCWCAKEAIYKCYGQKEVSFLDHIILEPFKFNERGEVQARLNNGEVDLPYTVGFMQYEDYMLGFVKG, encoded by the coding sequence ATGGCCATAGCATACCGGCAACAAATTGATGATGATACTGAGTTTGCGCTCTGGAAGATTGAGGAACAAACCGACGACCTATATCGCCAGTTACAACTTAACTCTGACGAGAAAGCTTTTGTTGAAGGCATAAGTAATGGCAAGCGCCATTTGCATTGGTTGGGAACGCGCGTTTTGCTGCGTAAAATGCTTAACACGGAAGAATATATTGATTGCCGCGTTGATGAACATGGCAAGCCTTATTTGTTCACCCTGCCCTACCACATTTCACTAAGTCACTCGTTTGATTATGCCGCGGTTATGGTAAGCAAAAAAAGCCCGGTAGGTATTGATATTGAGCAGATCAAACAAAAAGTAGAACGCATAGCCCACAAATTTATGCGCCCCGAAGAACTGGCATTTATTGAACCCGAGCACCGCATAGAACAGCTTTATGTGTGCTGGTGCGCAAAAGAGGCCATCTATAAATGCTACGGACAAAAGGAAGTTTCGTTTTTAGACCATATTATTTTGGAACCGTTCAAATTTAATGAGCGTGGCGAGGTGCAGGCTCGTTTAAACAATGGCGAGGTTGATCTGCCATACACCGTTGGTTTTATGCAATACGAAGATTATATGTTAGGGTTCGTAAAAGGATAA
- the dcd gene encoding dCTP deaminase, whose protein sequence is MILSDKRILEEIDNGSIVIEPFKRECLGSNSYDVHLGKHIATYRNRVLDARVHNEVDAFEIPKEGFVLQPNTLYLGVTMEYTETHKHIPFLEGKSSTGRLGIDIHATAGKGDVGFCNTWTLEISCMQPVRVYAGMPIGQLIYFVIDGEVESSYTQKSNAKYTNRSTRPVESMMWKNTF, encoded by the coding sequence ATGATTTTATCTGATAAGCGCATCCTTGAAGAAATTGATAATGGAAGCATTGTAATTGAACCTTTTAAGCGGGAATGCCTCGGGTCTAACTCATACGATGTACATCTGGGTAAACACATTGCAACATACCGCAACCGTGTGTTAGATGCCAGGGTACATAATGAAGTTGATGCTTTTGAGATACCTAAAGAAGGATTTGTACTGCAACCCAATACGCTTTATCTGGGTGTAACCATGGAGTACACTGAAACCCATAAGCATATTCCGTTTCTGGAGGGAAAATCAAGTACCGGCCGCTTAGGAATTGATATACATGCAACAGCCGGAAAGGGCGATGTTGGCTTTTGTAATACGTGGACGCTGGAGATATCGTGCATGCAGCCTGTACGTGTTTATGCCGGCATGCCTATTGGTCAGCTTATTTACTTTGTAATTGATGGCGAGGTAGAAAGTAGCTATACTCAGAAAAGCAACGCGAAGTACACCAATCGCTCAACTCGCCCTGTAGAGAGTATGATGTGGAAGAATACCTTTTAA
- a CDS encoding ATP-dependent Clp protease adaptor ClpS: MSTQTKEETFTLEELLAGLKEMHRLILWNDDFNTFDHVIHCMMKYLDYTEAQAGKIAWKVHNEGKCAVLEGSFTEMEIYRKILQQEGLTVSVE, from the coding sequence ATGTCTACGCAAACCAAAGAAGAAACCTTTACGCTGGAAGAACTGCTGGCGGGATTGAAAGAAATGCATCGTTTAATATTGTGGAACGATGATTTTAACACTTTTGATCATGTAATACACTGCATGATGAAATATCTTGATTATACCGAGGCGCAGGCCGGCAAAATAGCCTGGAAGGTACATAATGAAGGTAAATGCGCGGTGCTGGAAGGTTCGTTTACTGAGATGGAGATCTATAGAAAGATATTGCAGCAAGAGGGGTTGACTGTGAGTGTGGAGTAG